atacaaaatgtattttagtaGTTGGCCCTGAATACCTTAATTTAAGGAatacactatttttttttcgaaatgtaaaatgtattagggtaatttaaattaaaatattacagtatTAGATAAAAACTTCAATCGATACTAATATTTCACTTTAGCAACACTGTCCTACTATCAAATGTATCCttcaaattcaattcaatttgccATTTCCTTCAATTTCAGTGAGCGGCTTCGTTGAACTTCGTTCTATTCCTACTCTTGGTTGCGCCGGTCCCGTCCAATTGTATTTTCACATAATAAACGGTTCAATTAAAGTTTAATACTTGAAAATGTCTGTCCAAACGTTGCTGCTAGACTTCTCGATCGACCCCGCCCGCCTGGGAGACGAGATCGGCCAAAAAACAGTATTCGGGCAGTTGGAAACCGTGCTGAAGGAATACATCCCGAATCTTATTTTAGCCACCGAGTTAAAGCTGGAAGGTGGGTCTTTGAAGCTGTTGACTGGCAAGAAGGGTTCTACGGTGTCTGTGAGACTGTTTGACCGTGGCCTTGTCACTGTAAACATTGAATATTATAAGGAGGAGAACGAGGAACCATTAATTAACCTCAAGGTAAGCGCGCCTTGTAATGTTGTACTGAAATATATGATAGTACGCTACTATATTGAATGAATATTGAATTTTCTAATCAGTAtccaataaataaagtaaattcaaTTCCATCAAGTAATCATTGCGTCGCTGTGCGGTCATTGATTTTAATTTCGAAATAGGGTTGTAAGTCACGCATTGTTCGCTATAAAatcaatgattattatttacaattactgttctttgattatttgttttctCCTTGAAACAATGAACTGTGAAATAGATTGAACAATGCCATGTGATGTCatttttaatcattaaattatttaaacagaAATATTACCTATAAGAATCATATATCTTGTTTAGgatgtacttaaattaatgtTTCCCCTGTGAatgttaataaattgaaataactatatattaaaaatgttatgtaataactaattaatcatttaaaaatatattacataataaaaatacaaatacctataacatatttaaatgtctataaaaaataaataggaaaaaaaaTCATGTGAAAAAACAgcacattgaaatatttattccaaATCACAATTTTATAGGCTCTCGTTTAGATTTATTAGCATTCAAAGGGCTAACAAAACaatcagtttaaaaaacaaattaccatAGACATGTGAAGGTTGAGCGTATAGAGTTTGCATTTGTTTTCTAGTGCTCTAAACTACTGGAAAGTTCGGTAAGAATGTCATTGGACTGCGAAAGGGTAAAATTATTCCCGACAATCAAAAGGGGTTATAAATATGATGTTTATCTCACTAGTTCAGGTTAGATAATATACCTGTACTATTTATACCCATTTTTTTACTTAGTTTGATGGCATTACCCTTTTAAATCTTATTAGATTGGTTTTGGTTGtctttatcaatattttagcttaaaatattatgtactattattttatttaagtacttatgttTAAGTATTATGATATAAGCACATAGCacttattaatataatagtttattcttatttattacacattttcaCTGTTCACTTTGAtagtgtaaattatttaattaatggcTGAAGTCTACATGCTGATATAATGTCAATCTCATGTTTTTAAAGAACTATTTTATAATCTTCATGATAAGTCACTGATAGGTCTATCTATCATATAatcatatttaaaagaaataaaaatagtcaataGATCACCTgcaattattcaatatttaagtaGTAAAGTGAATTGCCTATATCGGAAATAGCTGCCATTcaacaaaactattaataatagtTACTAAAAGAAATCTAAACTTCTAGATATCTTGCGAAAAGTTTACTTATcagttatcattattattataagcacGGACTTACATTTATTCCCAGTATAAAAAGTTCAGCTTTACCAGATTTGATAAGAATTTCAACGTAagcttattattattgtaaagtcCTTTATATTTTATCGCCTCAATGCATAACCCTTcttaattatgtaggtaagatattcgccagttatgttataagtttatTTCGAACTTGAAATAATCGGTAATTTCATGCGTAAAACTTGCACTTGCGATCTAGTGATCGTAGAcgtattattgtaatttatttactaattataaattaatatttcactcTCACCTTCACATAAACTCTTTACTATCTATTTCTTATACCTATTCTTAGAATATAGCATAAAGTATGCTTTGCACACCTACCGTTTTCCGTAACTAATAGTTGTATGCATGACCCTATTACCAGACCCGTCTAGTAGCAGACTAACGAATCTACCAGACCTTCCAGTACCCGAGAAAACGCTCAACCTTACATTTTTTCGCCAACTTATAAAACTATGCATGTTTAGTGTACCTgcattcatttctttttttgtttttccttctttatgatttattttttcaatagtcGGCGAGAGTATTGGAAAATCAGCTGaaaaaatacatcaatattattaaatcgCAAGCGTACGCGCCGCTAAAGCGATGCCTCTTCGGCAGGTACTATCCGACATCGGGTAAGTGGTCCATGTTAATAGTGTAAGAACTTAACTATTtctattatacctacctatagttAATTCATTAATGTACATAAACCTTATATACATGTTCAACCCGGTAgttgaatgttatttttatcttttagtCGTTATTTGGTGAAGAAAAACTGacacttttttataatagttaattGTCCTTTTATGCTAATTCTCTTCCTGAATAGTCTCTCAATCAACACATATTAAAACCTCAAAACAGCCAACTCAATTATAAAATGTCACACAGTAAAATGTCTTATAATTTGcctattataatgtaaaattcCATTTCACAGACGATCGCCTACTAGAGTACGATATCGATGCTGTAATATTCGATGAACAGTCGCCTTTCCAAAGAGTTCAAATCGTCCATTCCAAGACTCTCGGCAATATGTTGGTGCTAGATGAATTACAAAGTAAGTTTACCCTTTCTAACTAGCTGTCTCTGAGCGGTTTCACCAGCTCCTATTGATTTTACcgtgatgttttacagcctaTAACATCTCGATAAAATGACGATCCAATCCAACACGAAAagattatttcaaatagaaacagttgttcctgagattagcgtgtaaataaacaaactcttcagctttaatcAGTCTAGAGTATAAAAGATTagcagatggtaagcaattcgcaccgcccgcaacaccagaagagttacattGCCGGCCTTTGAAGGATTGAGCCTCCAGTAATCTCTCTCACACGACAAAACACGTACTTTGTAAACATTTGACGACACATAAGATAAGGTGTACAAGCCTACAATAACCTATTTAATTCACTTACAGATATCTCGGAGGCTGATCTCATTTATACTGAAACTTTGATGCAGAGAGGCAAGGAGAGCTATGAAGGGAAAGAAATCGTCATCTTAGGTAAAAAACCTCTTTTAATTTTGCTCGCGCTCTAAATAATCATCGTTAGGTATATTTACTGTTGTACGTTAAGGTTTTTGGTTCGTATTGAGGGTgagaatatttgtttatttagctTTATACACATGAACAGCTCGCGATAGCTCTCTGTGAATCTGTGTGCCTTGACACGCTGATTGGAGACCGCAATTTAAAAGATTAACAATAAACAGTAATGCGCGGTCAAATTAATTCTTTAACTAGTTCTTACAACACCCACGCGAAGATGGTGACAAATATCTTCAAATCTACCGTCATCACTCTAAAGCGTGGGCTTTCTCTACCACGATAATAAAGCACTTGTAATAATTTCCATCTTTGATTCTGCTTTATTGGGATGTGAACCTTTAGCCTCGTTGCATTATGTATGCATGCGCAAATTGCCTTGTTAACCCCTGGGCCGTCGGCCGTCTCGCTACGCATCAAATTGACACCCAGACGCCAATCAATGGATTGAAATCGACAATGTAAGATGTATAGCAGAAATGACTAAGGAATCATTATTTCTCCATTATATCCAATGGTCCATCACTACCCGAACTATTAGCATACTTCTCTAAAATCGTTTTATGACTTCATTAAATGTAAGTAGTATCCGATTTAGAACCAAATTGCAATAATACCTACTGTAAGCAAAACTTACTgactacttacttatttaatcGCACGCATGTGCGTGTCTACCGCCTATCACCTAAACAACAAGACTTTTaggaactttattataataatatatgaattgAACTTTTAAACATACTAACTTTTCGAACGTTAGATGATAAATACTAAACCTATGAAATAgtatattttcaaattactATTTACTCAAACACCTTTACCACAATTTCTGTTAAATAACCAGCGCAGTTTAACGCGATGCCAAAACGATACAATTAGGTCAGGGACACTACCATAGTGACTACTTATAGCGTATTAATCTGCATCACCTGCATGCACCACTCGCTTGCAATCTAACAGGGGCTAATTGTTCAAGGTGGCGGCGACGGAGCTCTATTGTACGAACTCCTCAAGGAGAAACCAAAGTACGTGTGGATGCTGGAAATTGACGAGGTTGTGATGACCGCCTGCAACAAATACTTGCGGTCAATATGCGGGGATGTGCTGGAAACAAGAAAGGGCCCTAACTATGAAGTAATTTGTTAATTTCATATATGTAATAGTATAGTTTCTATGTCATTTCACCATTataatcatcattatatcaacaacaagacgtccattgctgaacacaGGCCCACTTCCAGATCAGCTGGTATTTCCTTGGAT
This Spodoptera frugiperda isolate SF20-4 chromosome 20, AGI-APGP_CSIRO_Sfru_2.0, whole genome shotgun sequence DNA region includes the following protein-coding sequences:
- the LOC118281842 gene encoding spermine synthase isoform X1 produces the protein MSVQTLLLDFSIDPARLGDEIGQKTVFGQLETVLKEYIPNLILATELKLEGGSLKLLTGKKGSTVSVRLFDRGLVTVNIEYYKEENEEPLINLKCSKLLESSVRMSLDCERVKLFPTIKRGYKYDVYLTSSDDRLLEYDIDAVIFDEQSPFQRVQIVHSKTLGNMLVLDELQNISEADLIYTETLMQRGKESYEGKEIVILGGGDGALLYELLKEKPKYVWMLEIDEVVMTACNKYLRSICGDVLETRKGPNYEVIVEDCMLTVNKFIADGKKVDYIFGDLTDIPISESACGELWEFMITILNSSFKILKPNGKFMTHGNGATSPESLELYEQELAKLKPPVKYTKSKAFVPSFLEDWYFYHISFATTDNGDA
- the LOC118281842 gene encoding spermine synthase isoform X2; this encodes MSVQTLLLDFSIDPARLGDEIGQKTVFGQLETVLKEYIPNLILATELKLEGGSLKLLTGKKGSTVSVRLFDRGLVTVNIEYYKEENEEPLINLKSARVLENQLKKYINIIKSQAYAPLKRCLFGRYYPTSDDRLLEYDIDAVIFDEQSPFQRVQIVHSKTLGNMLVLDELQNISEADLIYTETLMQRGKESYEGKEIVILGGGDGALLYELLKEKPKYVWMLEIDEVVMTACNKYLRSICGDVLETRKGPNYEVIVEDCMLTVNKFIADGKKVDYIFGDLTDIPISESACGELWEFMITILNSSFKILKPNGKFMTHGNGATSPESLELYEQELAKLKPPVKYTKSKAFVPSFLEDWYFYHISFATTDNGDA